One part of the Bacillus sp. FJAT-27916 genome encodes these proteins:
- a CDS encoding class I adenylate-forming enzyme family protein: MFISKQLQEHAERYPDNVITSFKGRETTYRTFFEKACSLAHFLKDKGYTNEDIIALYLPNSDSFLIAYYACQLAGVPVLPINTKLAPPEVEYIIKHSEARMLIYDIKLAAGLQNVSLDLFQDVLELGGKNTFEAVTSSSKSNTELPSLHPDDTAVIFYTSGTTGRPKGVMLSVRNVESIAEIWADSLELGATDRMHIVTPLFHCAASHCFSIPTIQRGGTVIIEEQFSPAETLHTMEKEKVTLFFGVPAIYSTLLHTPLMKSKDLSHLRLFAYGAAPMPYELVKRLKAHFPNVKLQNLYGQTENSPGATTLKDEYALEKIGSVGEPLPNTEVRVVDPSGRDVTPGEVGEIIVKGPQVMKGYLKNEQATAAALKDGWLYSGDLGKLDEDGLLYIVDRKKDMLIRGGENVYPIEVEEVLYQMEEILEAAVVGIPHEVYGEVPKAYVVLKEAKSLTKEDITHYCGQNLAKYKVPTEVEFIDELPRNASGKVLKHTLRDKANV, translated from the coding sequence ATGTTTATATCCAAGCAATTACAAGAGCATGCAGAAAGATATCCAGACAACGTCATCACATCCTTTAAAGGACGTGAAACAACCTATCGTACATTTTTCGAGAAGGCTTGCAGCCTGGCCCACTTCCTGAAGGATAAGGGATATACAAATGAAGACATTATCGCCCTATATTTGCCTAACTCTGATTCGTTTCTGATTGCCTATTATGCCTGCCAGCTAGCTGGAGTGCCTGTGCTGCCAATCAATACAAAGCTTGCTCCTCCAGAGGTCGAATATATTATCAAGCATTCAGAGGCAAGGATGCTGATCTATGATATAAAGCTTGCTGCGGGCTTGCAGAATGTTTCTCTTGATTTATTCCAAGATGTCCTTGAATTAGGTGGAAAGAATACCTTTGAGGCCGTTACAAGCTCATCAAAGTCAAATACTGAGCTTCCATCCTTACATCCAGATGATACAGCGGTTATCTTTTATACATCCGGAACCACCGGACGTCCTAAAGGGGTCATGCTATCTGTCAGGAATGTCGAGTCTATTGCGGAAATATGGGCAGACTCTCTGGAACTTGGCGCAACAGACCGGATGCACATCGTTACGCCGCTCTTTCATTGTGCAGCAAGCCATTGTTTCTCCATTCCAACCATTCAACGAGGCGGGACGGTCATCATTGAAGAACAATTTTCTCCAGCCGAGACCCTTCATACGATGGAGAAGGAAAAGGTAACCCTTTTCTTTGGTGTTCCAGCCATTTATAGCACTCTACTTCATACGCCATTGATGAAATCGAAGGATTTAAGCCATCTTCGTCTGTTTGCTTATGGGGCAGCACCGATGCCATATGAGCTAGTCAAACGGCTCAAAGCACACTTTCCGAATGTTAAGCTTCAAAATCTTTACGGACAGACAGAAAACTCTCCAGGGGCAACGACATTAAAGGATGAATATGCCTTAGAGAAAATTGGATCAGTAGGTGAACCTCTCCCAAATACAGAGGTACGTGTGGTTGATCCTTCCGGACGTGATGTTACGCCTGGTGAAGTAGGGGAAATCATTGTAAAGGGACCACAGGTAATGAAAGGGTATCTAAAGAATGAACAAGCAACAGCGGCTGCTTTGAAAGACGGATGGCTATACAGCGGGGATCTTGGAAAGCTGGATGAAGATGGTTTGCTTTATATTGTGGACCGAAAGAAAGACATGCTGATTCGCGGCGGAGAAAATGTGTATCCGATTGAAGTCGAAGAAGTGTTATATCAGATGGAGGAAATTCTCGAGGCAGCCGTTGTAGGCATACCGCATGAGGTCTATGGGGAAGTTCCGAAAGCCTATGTTGTTTTAAAGGAAGCTAAATCACTGACAAAAGAGGATATTACTCATTATTGCGGGCAAAATCTCGCAAAATATAAAGTTCCAACAGAGGTTGAATTTATTGATGAGCTTCCGCGCAATGCGAGCGGGAAGGTGCTGAAGCATACACTTAGGGATAAAGCGAATGTGTAA
- a CDS encoding AAA family ATPase → MFLKKVTLLPERIQYHDQYPFSIPAIRNLDSITFKKPVTFFVGENGTGKSTLLEGIAANIGFNTAGGSRSNVYDVDKADAPLSDYLRLSWLPKISNGFFFRAETFYHFATYIDEVDEDGYQSYGGKSLHQQSHGESFLALFSNRFYKKAIYLLDEPEAALSPARQLTFLRVIHDLTKNRNVQLIIATHSPILLGYPDAQIVSFDEDQLREITYEMTDHYLITKYFLDNRGKMLDELLKEHD, encoded by the coding sequence ATGTTTTTGAAGAAAGTTACACTCCTGCCTGAACGTATTCAATATCATGATCAATATCCTTTCTCCATCCCAGCTATTCGGAATTTGGATTCAATTACGTTTAAGAAACCAGTTACGTTTTTCGTCGGTGAGAATGGCACCGGAAAGTCTACCTTATTGGAAGGGATTGCAGCTAATATAGGGTTTAATACAGCTGGGGGCAGTCGCAGCAATGTATACGATGTAGACAAAGCTGATGCTCCTCTTAGTGATTATTTGCGATTATCCTGGCTGCCGAAAATTTCAAATGGCTTCTTTTTTCGCGCTGAAACATTTTATCATTTTGCTACGTACATAGATGAAGTTGATGAGGATGGTTATCAAAGCTATGGAGGAAAGTCTCTTCATCAGCAATCCCATGGAGAGTCCTTTCTCGCATTATTCTCGAACCGTTTCTACAAGAAGGCCATCTATCTGTTGGATGAGCCGGAAGCTGCCCTCTCTCCCGCTCGCCAATTAACGTTTTTACGAGTGATTCATGACTTGACGAAGAATCGTAATGTTCAACTGATCATTGCGACCCACTCTCCTATTCTGCTTGGCTATCCAGATGCACAAATAGTTAGTTTTGATGAGGATCAATTACGTGAAATCACCTACGAAATGACCGACCATTACTTGATTACGAAGTATTTCTTAGATAACCGCGGGAAGATGCTTGATGAGCTGTTGAAGGAGCATGATTGA
- a CDS encoding Gfo/Idh/MocA family protein: MKNIFRWGIIGAGNIAHRFATAVKQLDGMELAGIAAREKTRAEQFGKEFDVPQERCYGSYEELVANGQIDAVYVATLHPFHKEQAILALEHGKGVLCEKPVTMTKAEIEEVVAIAKRENVFFMEAMKTRFLPVNIQLRKLLAEGIIGEIKSLRAELGFKAEFDPKGRLYDIEKGGGALLDIGIYPVSYAAYFLGNQPKYVQSQLTYGVTGVDESDAILLGYENGATAQIYSTIQANTHKEASILGTKGRIHIPLFSNAQSATIILDSGKERTLAEPYEINGFEYEIREVVRCMKEGLVESPLMTWKDSIEIMGMIDQIFAANQLK, from the coding sequence ATGAAAAACATATTCAGATGGGGAATTATCGGTGCAGGTAATATCGCTCATCGCTTTGCGACAGCTGTTAAGCAGCTTGATGGGATGGAGCTTGCTGGAATCGCAGCGAGGGAAAAAACACGGGCAGAGCAATTTGGGAAGGAATTTGATGTCCCGCAGGAACGATGCTATGGATCCTATGAAGAGCTCGTTGCCAATGGGCAGATTGATGCTGTTTATGTTGCTACTCTACATCCATTTCATAAAGAGCAGGCAATCCTTGCACTCGAACATGGGAAAGGCGTTTTATGTGAAAAACCTGTCACGATGACAAAAGCTGAAATTGAAGAGGTTGTTGCGATTGCGAAACGCGAGAACGTTTTCTTCATGGAGGCGATGAAAACTCGTTTTCTTCCGGTTAATATTCAGCTGCGCAAGCTCCTAGCTGAGGGAATAATTGGAGAGATCAAGTCGCTTCGTGCTGAGCTGGGCTTCAAGGCTGAGTTTGATCCAAAAGGACGTTTATATGATATCGAGAAAGGCGGCGGTGCCTTACTTGATATTGGCATTTACCCAGTGTCCTATGCAGCCTACTTCTTAGGTAATCAGCCTAAATATGTGCAGAGTCAACTAACTTATGGCGTTACCGGAGTTGATGAAAGTGATGCCATTTTACTCGGGTATGAAAATGGCGCAACTGCACAGATTTATTCCACAATTCAGGCCAATACCCATAAAGAAGCTAGCATACTCGGAACAAAAGGACGAATACATATCCCACTCTTCTCAAATGCGCAGTCAGCTACCATCATTTTAGACTCTGGAAAGGAAAGAACACTAGCAGAGCCCTATGAAATCAATGGATTTGAATATGAAATTCGTGAAGTTGTCAGATGCATGAAGGAAGGTTTAGTTGAATCACCATTAATGACATGGAAGGATTCCATTGAAATCATGGGAATGATTGACCAAATCTTTGCTGCTAATCAGCTGAAATAA
- a CDS encoding sensor histidine kinase, translated as MKEAYEMLPTHIQIEHLFMEDQDSDNIIDILRDIPVGNEFVYVNNNDAKSSAFYYNANTEYKKKYVYQGVDAILVPLLNKFLMNSELENVYNIYSQENIGIQIGEEDGTAFLKIDHHIESDLFTGDITLYRVVSMTLLDEFKTILSHCLFFFVILSMMIFINYMLMRKLYYGPLDKMRKHFLGMTKFNMKVFTYDGPMIPKVRNTIDVVNQTVLELQDGVQESKAFLDEMVHEIKNPAHNIKNEIELIEDTIDDEELKKNLHSVVNETENITSLLSSIKVTYDIYYLGGSPPDSWINPVGEIEPIYIEYQSKYPEWTFSFEHCVNPNRLIWIDKGSIELIIRNLLDNAIKYSKEGSSIFIGIREQQDEEYRILIDVVNTNSSIEYHKISKIFDKYYRTNKAKEQTVGAGIGLWLIKNLTDIYDADVSVQSSNETTGFIISFKHIKEMEK; from the coding sequence ATGAAAGAAGCATATGAGATGTTACCGACACATATACAGATTGAACATTTATTTATGGAAGATCAGGATTCTGATAACATTATAGACATTCTAAGAGATATTCCAGTTGGCAACGAGTTTGTCTATGTAAATAATAACGATGCTAAGTCAAGTGCCTTTTATTATAATGCAAATACAGAATATAAAAAAAAGTATGTTTATCAAGGAGTTGATGCCATTCTCGTTCCATTATTAAATAAGTTCCTGATGAATAGTGAATTAGAAAATGTTTATAATATTTACTCGCAAGAAAATATCGGGATTCAGATAGGAGAGGAAGATGGTACAGCCTTTCTTAAGATTGACCACCATATTGAGAGTGATCTATTTACTGGGGATATTACTTTATACCGCGTAGTCAGTATGACATTATTAGATGAATTTAAAACGATTCTTTCTCATTGCCTATTCTTTTTTGTCATATTATCTATGATGATTTTTATTAATTATATGTTAATGAGAAAGCTTTATTATGGCCCACTAGATAAGATGAGAAAGCATTTCTTGGGCATGACGAAATTTAACATGAAGGTATTCACCTATGATGGACCAATGATTCCAAAGGTTCGAAATACGATTGATGTCGTGAACCAGACGGTTTTGGAGCTACAGGATGGTGTGCAGGAAAGTAAAGCCTTCCTTGATGAAATGGTTCATGAAATTAAGAATCCAGCTCATAATATTAAAAATGAAATAGAGCTAATAGAGGATACAATCGATGATGAAGAGCTTAAGAAAAACCTTCATTCCGTTGTAAACGAAACAGAGAATATTACTTCTTTATTGTCTAGTATTAAAGTGACCTATGATATTTATTACTTAGGGGGTTCACCTCCAGACAGTTGGATCAACCCAGTAGGAGAAATTGAGCCTATCTACATAGAATATCAATCGAAATATCCTGAATGGACATTTAGTTTTGAACATTGTGTCAATCCAAACCGTTTAATATGGATTGATAAAGGCTCGATTGAATTAATCATTCGGAACCTGCTCGATAATGCCATTAAGTATTCAAAAGAGGGGTCGTCCATATTCATTGGAATCAGAGAGCAGCAGGATGAGGAGTATCGAATTCTCATTGATGTTGTCAATACAAATTCTAGCATTGAATACCATAAAATCAGCAAAATCTTTGATAAATATTATCGGACTAATAAAGCAAAGGAACAAACGGTTGGGGCAGGGATCGGTTTATGGCTTATCAAAAATCTCACAGATATTTATGATGCAGATGTGAGCGTTCAAAGTTCAAACGAAACAACCGGCTTTATCATTTCCTTTAAACATATAAAAGAAATGGAAAAATAA